The following coding sequences are from one Megachile rotundata isolate GNS110a chromosome 13, iyMegRotu1, whole genome shotgun sequence window:
- the SecS gene encoding sec synthetase isoform X2: protein MNNQAFSLAERLIPATYVQQGLNAKKTRENLIRHFIEHQKWPEEGWDDATIEAFLSDLSQMDSNNFPSNCSVGEREARIVSNIVARRHFRMGHGIGRSSDLEEVQPKAAGSSLMYKLTNALVLEVIRYMGVKSIAGCFLSPMATGMSLVLCMLTFKQDRPRAKYVLWPRIDQKSSFKSIITAGLEPIVIETKIIGDELKTDMQRLESQMAALGESVACVLTTTSCFAPRACDSIDSIAALCTQYNIPHLVNNAYGLQSTRCMHLIQEASRKGRVDAFVQSTDKNFLVPVGGAVIGSFDKNLLDRISKMYPGRASASSIMDVMITLLSLGMAGYKQLITQRKEMYSYLKEELGKLAARHDERLLDTKGNPISMGMTLQCLSHQHDNKQVTMLGSILFLRNVSGTRVITTTESKHIVSHKFEGWGAHNSNYPVPYLTAAAALGMKRSDVDIFIQRLDKALTKVRRRSAPVTPTASLAGSSINGDAGGTGGPGESSTASTSRASR, encoded by the exons ATGAATAATCAGGCATTCAGTTTGGCAGAAAGACTTATTCCTGCAACTTATGTGCAACAAGGTTTGAATGCAAAAAAAACACGAGAAAATCTTATAAGACATTTCATTGAACAT caaAAGTGGCCAGAAGAAGGGTGGGATGATGCAACAATTGAAGCTTTTCTCTCAGATTTATCACAAATGGATAGCAACAACTTTCCTTCTAACTGTAGTGTAGGAGAACGTGAAGCAAGAATTGTATCAAACATTGTAGCAAGGCGTCATTTTCGGATGGGTCATGGAATAGGTAGATCAAGCGATTTAGAAGAAGTACAACCAAAAGCTGCAGGGAGTAGCTTAatgtataaattaacaaatgctTTAGTACTTGAAGTTATTCGATATATGG gtgtaaaaagtatagcaggCTGTTTTCTGTCCCCAATGGCTACAGGCATGAGTTTGGTATTATGTATGCTAACATTTAAGCAAGATAGACCCAGAGCAAAGTATGTATTATGGCCTAGAATTGATCAAAAATCAAGCTTTAAGTCAATAATTACAGCTGGTTTAGAACCAATTGttattgaaacaaaaataattggaGATGAATTAAAAACAGATATGCAAAGACTTGAATCTCAAATGGCAGCTTTAGGTGAAAGTGTTGCTTGTGTGCTTACAACCACTAGTTGTTTTGCACCCAGGGCATGTGATTCTATTGATTCTATTGCAGCTCTTTGTACTCAATATAATATTCCTCATTTAGTAAATAATGCCTATGG GTTACAGAGTACAAGATGTATGCATCTTATACAAGAAGCGTCTCGAAAAGGTCGCGTCGATGCCTTTGTTCAAAGCacagataaaaattttttagtacCAGTAGGTGGTGCAGTTATTGGATCATTTGACAAAAATCTTTTAGATCGCATATCAAAAATGTATCCGGGTCGCGCAAGTGCTAGTTCTATTATGGATGTAATGATAACATTGCTTAGTTTGGGAATGGCGGGTTACAAGCAATTAATTACACAACGTAAAGAAATGTATTCATACTTAAAAGAAGAGCTTGGAAAATTAGCAGCAAGACATGATGAGAGATTATTAGATACTAAAGGAAATCCTATATCAATGGGAATGACTCTTCAATGTTTAAGTCATCAACATGACAACAAACAAGTTACAATGTTAGGATCAATATTATTCCTTCGCAATGTTAGCGGTACACGAGTAATAACAACAACAGAATCTAAACATATTGTTTCGcataaatttgaag GGTGGGGAGCACATAATAGTAATTACCCAGTACCATATTTAACTGCTGCCGCCGCTTTAGGTATGAAGCGATCAGATGTGGACATATTTATACAACGATTAGATAAAGCTTTGACTAAAGTAAGAAGGCGTTCAGCTCCAGTCACACCAACAGCATCTCTTGCTGGATCCAGTATTAATGGAGATGCAGGAGGTACTGGTGGTCCTGGAGAATCAAGCACAGCTTCGACTAGCCGAGCAAGTA GATAA
- the SecS gene encoding sec synthetase isoform X1, with product MNNQAFSLAERLIPATYVQQGLNAKKTRENLIRHFIEHQKWPEEGWDDATIEAFLSDLSQMDSNNFPSNCSVGEREARIVSNIVARRHFRMGHGIGRSSDLEEVQPKAAGSSLMYKLTNALVLEVIRYMGVKSIAGCFLSPMATGMSLVLCMLTFKQDRPRAKYVLWPRIDQKSSFKSIITAGLEPIVIETKIIGDELKTDMQRLESQMAALGESVACVLTTTSCFAPRACDSIDSIAALCTQYNIPHLVNNAYGLQSTRCMHLIQEASRKGRVDAFVQSTDKNFLVPVGGAVIGSFDKNLLDRISKMYPGRASASSIMDVMITLLSLGMAGYKQLITQRKEMYSYLKEELGKLAARHDERLLDTKGNPISMGMTLQCLSHQHDNKQVTMLGSILFLRNVSGTRVITTTESKHIVSHKFEGWGAHNSNYPVPYLTAAAALGMKRSDVDIFIQRLDKALTKVRRRSAPVTPTASLAGSSINGDAGGTGGPGESSTASTSRASSKDSLRK from the exons ATGAATAATCAGGCATTCAGTTTGGCAGAAAGACTTATTCCTGCAACTTATGTGCAACAAGGTTTGAATGCAAAAAAAACACGAGAAAATCTTATAAGACATTTCATTGAACAT caaAAGTGGCCAGAAGAAGGGTGGGATGATGCAACAATTGAAGCTTTTCTCTCAGATTTATCACAAATGGATAGCAACAACTTTCCTTCTAACTGTAGTGTAGGAGAACGTGAAGCAAGAATTGTATCAAACATTGTAGCAAGGCGTCATTTTCGGATGGGTCATGGAATAGGTAGATCAAGCGATTTAGAAGAAGTACAACCAAAAGCTGCAGGGAGTAGCTTAatgtataaattaacaaatgctTTAGTACTTGAAGTTATTCGATATATGG gtgtaaaaagtatagcaggCTGTTTTCTGTCCCCAATGGCTACAGGCATGAGTTTGGTATTATGTATGCTAACATTTAAGCAAGATAGACCCAGAGCAAAGTATGTATTATGGCCTAGAATTGATCAAAAATCAAGCTTTAAGTCAATAATTACAGCTGGTTTAGAACCAATTGttattgaaacaaaaataattggaGATGAATTAAAAACAGATATGCAAAGACTTGAATCTCAAATGGCAGCTTTAGGTGAAAGTGTTGCTTGTGTGCTTACAACCACTAGTTGTTTTGCACCCAGGGCATGTGATTCTATTGATTCTATTGCAGCTCTTTGTACTCAATATAATATTCCTCATTTAGTAAATAATGCCTATGG GTTACAGAGTACAAGATGTATGCATCTTATACAAGAAGCGTCTCGAAAAGGTCGCGTCGATGCCTTTGTTCAAAGCacagataaaaattttttagtacCAGTAGGTGGTGCAGTTATTGGATCATTTGACAAAAATCTTTTAGATCGCATATCAAAAATGTATCCGGGTCGCGCAAGTGCTAGTTCTATTATGGATGTAATGATAACATTGCTTAGTTTGGGAATGGCGGGTTACAAGCAATTAATTACACAACGTAAAGAAATGTATTCATACTTAAAAGAAGAGCTTGGAAAATTAGCAGCAAGACATGATGAGAGATTATTAGATACTAAAGGAAATCCTATATCAATGGGAATGACTCTTCAATGTTTAAGTCATCAACATGACAACAAACAAGTTACAATGTTAGGATCAATATTATTCCTTCGCAATGTTAGCGGTACACGAGTAATAACAACAACAGAATCTAAACATATTGTTTCGcataaatttgaag GGTGGGGAGCACATAATAGTAATTACCCAGTACCATATTTAACTGCTGCCGCCGCTTTAGGTATGAAGCGATCAGATGTGGACATATTTATACAACGATTAGATAAAGCTTTGACTAAAGTAAGAAGGCGTTCAGCTCCAGTCACACCAACAGCATCTCTTGCTGGATCCAGTATTAATGGAGATGCAGGAGGTACTGGTGGTCCTGGAGAATCAAGCACAGCTTCGACTAGCCGAGCAAGTAGTAAGGATAGTTTAAGGAAATGA